From the Panulirus ornatus isolate Po-2019 chromosome 34, ASM3632096v1, whole genome shotgun sequence genome, the window tactcactccctctccttctcacatcaccacaacttgttattacctccccatttgcccacttcaccaatgttcccattcgttctcttgtcttacgcaatatatttacctccttccaaaacatcttattattctccctaagatttaatgatactctctcaccccaactctcatttaccctctatttcacctcttacacctttctcttgaccccctgccgctttcttttatacatctcccagtcatttgcactacttccttgcaaaaatcgcctctctcttctctttcactaacaatcttacttcttcatcccaccactcactaccctttctaatctgcctgcctccAACCTTTCTCGTGCGacaatcatcttttgtgcaagccatcactgcttccctaaatacatcccatttctccccactccccttatgtcatttgctctcactttttgccattctgcactcaatctctcctggtacttcctcacacaaatctcctttccaagctcacttattctcaccactctcttcaccctaccattatctcttcttttctgaaaacctctacatatcttcacctccacctccacctccacctccacaagataatgattagacttccctccagctgcccctctcagtgcattgacatccaaaagtctctctttcacatgcctatcatgCCTTAGGGAACTTCCTGTGAATGGCAGAAGCTTTTCTTCGATGGCTTAGTATGCCCATGACATGCTTTAGCATTTATTTAAAATCACACTACCTAGGTGTATTTCAGTTTATTTGAACCACTTTCTATTTGTGCTGTTTGATCTTACACATGATCTGTTTCCTCAGAAGTTCAGCTGGCTCTATGAAGTATGTCTTACAGCTGTAATTCTTCTTGAGAAAGCACATGTCACAATTATATATATCAAATGCCTAGTTGTAGTAAAGTACTAGAAGAGCTACCAGCATATTCACCTTGTCAACCATCCTTTCACATGAACAGAAGACACATTTACATGCTGTTTGGGAAACTGTATCTTTGTAAAGCACCTCTGCCTGATACAGTATCTAAGACAATTGCTTCAAACCTATCAAAATAATAAACCTCTTAGAAATTTTTAGTGGTGCATTAAACATAATATTATATTATCTCAGATATCATAAGAAGtcatatgttgatttttttttctatcatacagtCTGCAAAAGGCCTTGTCGGCCCCCATATATTTTCTAAAGCTATAGATAGCTAAGATTTATTGTGGATACAATCATATtttgctctcagggtgaaatcatcatacatttgGTCGCACAGACTAGTGTTTTTAACTAGGAacaccagcaacccacctcatTGTACATCAAGCTACTTTGAGGAAATGTTCTTTCTTTAgtcttccaggctgccacttcacTTTGGAAATTTTGCTTTTGGGTGCTGTATTTCTCTCATATGAGCTTTGAGATGGTTGTCTCTTATCTTTCTAAGGaagagaaagcccaaattctttcctggaagcaagaaaatgtgggtaatgTCGAGATTTTTAGGCATACTGGATGCTCAGAATACACAGTCAGGCAGTTGCTTCCAGCAGTGCCCcgtcagtgccttgcctcatttagatcaagaccctgtggacccaaaacatggaagTAGAGTATAAAAAGAAGAACTGCTAGTTCCATGGCCAGATGTTTGTATATAGTactcaaggccaaaggagagataacagagtAATATAAGACTGACTGCCTCTGAAAGTATATGGGGAGGCGGACAAGGTTTGTTGTGGACACTGCATGTGGTAGCTCAAATCCAAAAGGCTGCTGCATTGTTATCGTGTATCCTATAATgttatgttcatcatcatcttatgGCATAAGCACCTTTTTCTTGATGAACTTAGTCTTTCTGGGATTAATAAAGGGACAGTTTTTTACAGGTCAGTTTTTCTGTGTGTTCCAGGGCCTTGGTGTTCGTCATCgaaatgagaaactgaagaaattaAAGAGGTTAGGCAAACTGGAGAGTTTTCTTAAAAAAGAGCGACAATATCTCAGCCTTCTACAAGAGTTCACTGATATAGACATAGACCCAAACATCCTTAGGAATTCTACCAGTGCCACtaaggaaatagaagaaaaacaGACTAGTAGCGTAaatggaaagaggaaggagaaaatgAATTCTAAATCTTTGAAGGTAGTGAAAAGAAGGAAGGCAGAGAAAAATGTGGATCAGGTGGGTAAAGAGAATGACTCAGGAGTAGGAGAAAGTGGAAAAGGAGAGGATAATGACAAGGTTAATGTTGCCATGGGAAGTAAAGGGaatgaaaaagttgaaaaaatgacagaagaaaaaattaaagaaagcACCATGAGTTATCATGGTAGTCATGAGATAGAGAATATTGACTCGGAAAATGATATCTGTGCTGATGATAGTGAGAGTGAGCACAGAGATAATGAAGCAAGTACCATAAATGGtgaaaatgatagtgataatgaggaTAGTAATGAAAGTGACAGTAAAGATCAACcagactgtagtgatgatgggagCAAAAAAATACTAGTAAGGAAAAGCAATGTGAGCTCAAAGTGCTATATTGTTAGCAAAGTtggcaaatcctcaggcactgcagaAGTGAAACAGTTAGACCTTAAAAATATTAATGGATCAATTCAGGGAAATGAGGATCATGAGGTCATGGATTCTGATGATGATTTCTTTTTTGGCAAAACAGAACCAGGAAAAACTAAAATGACCAGAAAAAGTAGTTTTTTCCTGAGATCAGGTAAAGATGAAGTAGGAACAGATGACTATGAGTCAGATAATAGAGAAAGTGCCCAAAGTAGCTTCGACAAGGATGCTGTGGATTCGGATGATAATCTTGCTGTAGATTCTAgcaaattcttcaaaagaaatttATACAGGAATTTTGATGGACAGGGTGAAAATAGGGGACGAGGTGGAAATAGGGGACAAATTGGAAATAGGGGACGAATTGGAAATAGGGGACGAATTGGAAATAGGGGACGAATTGGAAATAGGGGACGAGGTGGAAATCGGGGACGAGGTGACAGAGGACAGGGAAGAAGCAGAGGACAACaatgggacagagggcatagaGGACAGAGAGGAGATAGGAGCTACAGAGGGCACAGAGAAAGAGGAGGTGGTAAGAGAAATTatggaaaaggggagggagaagatagTGGAGAAAAGCCCCTCAAAAGTGAAAATGTTAATAAAGATATGGGTTATATGAAAGACAACATAgaatatggaggaggaggtaggagaggtGAAAGCCAAAGACCAGGAACTGAAAGAGGCAGAAGTCAAGTGGACAGAGTGCACAGCAGAGGATATCCAAGAGGAAAGCAGTTTAGCAGGGGTTCTAATCGGGGTTGTCAAGGTCAGAGATCTCGCACCAGATCCAGAAGTAGAATGAGGAGGCAGAGGTAAAATACTTAGAGTTCTGTTTTGAGATTGCTTGGATTTTTTGTTTCATGGAACTATTTTGTGAACTATCTAGCATGCAATATTTTGATTAAGAGATTGAAGATATTCCCTGAGAAATATGGTATGTTACTGCTTAGTGCCTCTAATGTAGCAGTGTATGCTGTTCTGAtttattttacattatttttgtTTCAGTGATGGCGGTAATCCTAACCTGATTCCTCTGGCAGTGAAAGGTGAGAAAACTTAATTTCtaacaaacacaaaacattttgaaggtttgttgaatgtgtctgatgacagagtggcagatatagggtgttttggtcgaggtggtgtgcaaagtgagagggttagggaaaatgatttggtaaacagagaagaggtagtaaaagctttgcggaagatgaaagccggcaaggcagcaggtttggatggtattgcagtggaatttattaaaaaagggggtgactgtattgctgactggttggtaaggttatttaatgtatgtatgactcatggtgaggtgcctgaggattggcggaatgcgtgcatagtgccattgtacaaaggcaaaggggataagagtgagtgctcaaattacagaggtataagtttgttgagtattcctggtaaattatatgggagggtattgattgagagggtgaaggcatgtacagagcatcagattggggaagagcagtgcggtttcagaagtggtagaggatgtgtggatcaggtgtttgctttgaagaatgtatgtgagaaatacttagaaaagcaaatggatttgtatgtagcatttatggatctggagaaggcatatgatagagttgatagagatgctctgtggaaggtattaagaatatatggtgtgggaggcaagttgttagaagcagtgaaaagtttttatcgaggatgtaaggcatgtgtacgtgtaggaagagaggaaagtgattggttctcagtgaatgtaggtttgcggcagggatgtgtgatgtctccatggttgtttaatttgtttatggatggggttgtaagggaggtaaatgcaagagtcctggaaagaggggcaagtatgaagtctgttggggatgagagagcttgggaagtgagtcagttgttgttcgctgatgatacagcgctggtggctgattcatgtgagaaactgcagaagctggtgactgagtttggtaaagtgtgtggaagaagaaagttgagagtaaatgtgaataagagcaaggttattaggtacagtaggggtgagggtcaagtcaattgggaggtgagtttgaatggagaaaaactggaggaagtgaagtgttttagatatctgggagtggatctgtcagcggatggaaccatggaagcggaagtggatcatagggtgggggagggggcgaaaattttgggagccttgaaaaatgtgtggaagtcgagaacattatctcggaaagcaaaaatgggtatgtttgagggaatagtggttccaacaatgttgtatggttgcgaggcgtgggctatggatagagatgtgcgcaggaggatggatgtgctggaaatgagatgtttgaggacaatgtgtggtgtgaggtggtttgatcgagtaagtaacgtaagggtgagagagatgtgtggaaataaaaagagcgtggttgagagagcagaagagggtgttttgaaatggtttgggcacatggagagaatgagtgaggagagattgaccaagaggatatatgtgtcggaggtggagggaacgaggagaagagggagaccaaattggaggtggaaagatggagtgaaaaagattttgtgtgatcggggcctgaacatgcaggagggtgaaaggagggcaagaaatagagtgaattggagtcatgtggtatacaggggttgacgtgctgtcagtggattgaagcaaggcatgtgaagcgtctggggtaaaccatggaaagctgtgtaggtatgtatatttgcgtgtgtggacgagtgtatgtacatgtgtatggggggggggggttgggccatttctttcgtctgtttccttgcgctacctcgcaaacgcgggagacagcgacaaagtataaaaaaaagaaaaaaaaaaaaaaaaacatccagtgTTTTTCAAAGTTTGAAGGTCTTCATGATATTGTTTATATTCCCAAAGAACTGAAATGGATTCATGTTTTGCAAAATAGTTGGGGCCTAAGCTTAATTCTATGCCTGCATGGTAATTTAGTGAACTTTATTTATTTTAATTACACATTTGATAACCTTTTATTATGATCAGAATCATTTCCATCCCAGCCATCTTTGGTTATTCTCTAGTGAGAAAGTCCATTTATCCTGTGTTTTACACACACTTACAGAGATATTGGCCATAAATGAGTTTTCATTGTTTGTTTTGAACCAAATATATCCATGTGCTCTTAACTCCATGCTCACTTCCATGAAGTAGAGTTACTGAATAATTACTCCATGCTCACTTCCATGAAGTAGAGTTACTGAATAATTATTCCTTTGGTTGCTTTTCCATGCAACAAGAAATAGCTTAATTGATATTATTTTTAAGATTGAGTGTGAATTCATAAAAGATGCAGATTAGGATATCTGCAAAGATGTATATGCCATAAGAGCTTGTGTGAATCACCTCAATGTAGAGTCAAGAGGTACTTTACTTTATATTAATGGAGTTTTGTTCTGTTTGGATACTATAAATAGGATGACAGCTGTTTTCTTTGGATGTTTTTAAAGGTgaaacagcaccagcaccaagtGGACACCTGTTGTCTCTCCATCCATCATGGCAAGCCAAATTACATGAGAAGCAACAGTCAGCTTCCATCCACCAGTTTTCCGGTAAACATATGGTATTTGACAACAATTAATTATGCTTTAATAACCATCAATTTTAAAGGTTCTGGGTTTTTGTGGATATTACCTTCACATAAAATTGGTTTTAAGATATTATCATATACCTTGTAAACTCATCATAACTTTACCGATCATATTAGTGCTTTAAAATATTACAAAGAATTTTTGTTTGAAAAGTATTTAGAGAAGAACAGAAATTAAGCAATGTACTGTATTACTTGAATACACTGGTTAGTAATTGTATTTTCTTACTCGATAGATTTTGTTAATATAAATGGTATGTTGTAAGAATAGCAAAGATTTTACTGTTGTGTCTGTGATGACAAGAGACTGTTTTTTATGTAAAAATAGTTAGCCAAAATTTTGGAATACCATAGTaataaatatcaagaaaaagCAGTATTTCAAAATCCCATGAAGAAGTTTAGAATCACTTGGAAAAGGTAGGATATAGTAATATAGCATTGGTGGCTGGAAAAGGTGGATATAGTAACATAGCACTGGTGGGATGATGACTGGAGAATCTTGGACTGTAATAATAAGTTGAGTGACTGACACATTTGTAAACTAGTTTCCACAGTACTCAGCTTATCACTACATCCTAGAGAGTGTTAGCACTGACAAATTGAGAATTGACAGATTTGATATCTCCTTATTTCCTTCCATCAGTAGACTGTGAAATTCTTTACCATAGCGGGTTTATCATCAGGACTGACCTTCAGTTGAATACCAAAACCCattatttatgtgtgtatttggagtatgggtggtggtgggtattgTAAATGGTCTGTCTGCCCATTTTTGCCTGCTGAAGTACAGCATGTGCATATGTTTGAGCACTCAAGTGCTGCATTTATACTTAGTGCCTCATTAGTAATGAAGGTAATGGTTTTCATATTTTTGTGTCTGTCTTTATATCTGACAccagttccctccaggaactcccatcaaagatAAAGTCTCCAGTTGTACctgcccttacatgcctccctggcTTACATGTTTTTTGATtattttcatagtttttttttttcatgattatctTTTCTGCTTTTATGAGTAGCACTCTTGGtttaggtttcttttttttcctgtttttctctAAGATGGCCTCTAAATGGAATGGTCTATCAGGCCATATACAAATGGGATATTGGTTTTTCGAGccccttttctttcccttctccttccaGGATGAGCTATGATATTCATAGGATATTTCATGAAGCTGCCAGACAGCCTTGCCTCTCCAAGTGAAAGGCCCAACAACATTAGTCCCTAGCAAACTTTTTAGAGGTAAGAGGCTATGATTACTAGGACTTACAATGTCTTATCAGTCTTATTTCTTCTTCTCCATGAGACATGTATGTGAAGGATTCGTTAGCCTGGCTTATTTCTTGTGGCTTGTCCTcaattttatgtattttgatgatcatgatgtttgAATTTTATATGATTGTTGAAGCATGAAACTTTAAATGGTCATTAAAGCCTGAAAGCCCCATCATTCTTGTGCCATGAGTGGGAAAAGATTGGTAAAAAGAAATCATTGAACATAATCTGAATCTAAAAAAATTTCATCATGGGAATGGTTTTGCGAATTAGTAAGTACAGGGCAAAGTTAGTTCTGTAACCCCAAATCAGATTTTGAGGGCACCTGCATCTTTGAGGTTGTCTGCATGCAGGGGTAGGGTAAGTTGGGTTACTTTGGGAGGGGAAGGTCCTTAATAACTCgctactccttttcatccactgatgataatacagcctTATTGAAGTTGACTTCTTGCTTGTAGTGTTACCACCAGTAGACAGTCCAGAAACATCATTACATTGCTTATTAAGCTGTACACAGTGTAAGTTATGTTTAAGAAATGAGAATAACGAATGTAATTTGGCTGAACATTTCCTGCAAATGCCCCATTCATAATCCATTTGTTACTATTGGTATCAATCTACACCTACTTAGCAGCTTGCACAGAATTTCTCACCAGAAGTTGAATTCCAAGCATTGTAGGCTATGCTGGCTTGTCAGAGATGGTAACCCAACAAAGGATGAATTATTGTTGCCTGTAACCCACCAGTCTaagtcttattttctctttcagggatgatatgAATATACATTTGTTAATGTGAAGCAAATGTGTATTCTTATTAGAATGTGCGTTGAACAATAGCCATCACACAGAaagcagccttttttttttttttggcatttttttcatgGGCAAAAATATGTCTGACACCTGTTCTTGAAACTCCCTTaaagaggtggccacagcaatagagtctccataaccagtggtgaactccagtgctgctgttgagcctttagtgcctcactcttaacaggccactggcagagggctacTCTAGTGCACTGTTTGCATAGGCTCCTACCTGATTTTCCTGCCgacaactactacctaatgctcctgtctaaatgttcctacctacaacgaCAGATACACCACCGAATCTCCGGCAACTAAtagttcggcacctcctttagtccggacaaaattacatgagggaacttgaaattaccacggccaccagactagtttattgggtggccacagatggcgttgtgtgtagggcgtgcttatttacattcattacactgcacttgttggtggtgatactgcaattctgtgagattcttagcttattttgcttacatttaacactagctatggcttctaagacatatgagagtgtcagttgtggtgtcagacGTACACATCAGTCtttattgatccaagataaagtagaacttgaaaaaaatggaccgtggtgttttggtgcgtaagctgtgtgacatctacaatattggttcatcaactgtttattatataaagaagctgccgagtatgtggacaaatttgtgaaacttgtagctgaccaGCACCTCAGTCCttagcaggtgtataatgcagatgaatactttagacacatgggagatgttcAATTAGTGAGTCAGAGGTGTGTTGACAAATTATTATTACCTGACCatgttggtccggcaaaatgttAATCTGGCAGGGCTTTGTAActaagagtgccggaaaattggtggtgtacctgtatgtattgctcctaccattttgccaaaaaccAGTGCTAGCGCATagtactcactgcaggaaaatctaaagtaatgaagaatgagctatattgtcaagtattCTGTGTGGCAGAGAGATTGTAAGTTTGCAGAAAGATTGCCAGTagtccacttgtgggtgaggcagaaagaagacagctacctaggtcaaaggagtgcaacttgacaaccaccatTATTCAGAACACAGTACTTTCAGTTTTGAGAAAAACTAGAGTTTCAACTAAAAACTTTTTATTGGCATTTCTAAGTACACaatgtttgtgtttatttatGATCTAtataaaaataacaaaataacTTCCTAAGACTGTGTTCTTAAACAAAGTCTTACCCTGAAAAATCtttgacctgatcacatccttaaGTATTGTGATATTCATATCCTGAATGACTGCGAAATTGCCTGTAGTGatactttgtttttctttaattgGGAATTTAAGATAATATTTCACCAGGATTCAGAACGTTTTCATGTTTTACAATTTTAGATATCAAGTTCTTCTGATAACATCTTCAGTTTAGCATCCAGACCACCCTTTTCCATCTCTGGTTCATGCTTGAGAATTTCTGAGGCTTCTTTCAGATGTTTTACTGCTTCTGTCATGTAGTCCTAATGAATCAAAGAAAAAGGAGCTTAATATTCTTAGCAGTTTTTGCAAACAGTAAAGGAAATCATTAACACCACTGATGAATGATGTTACCCATAAAAAAACATCTTCCAGTATCTTGTAAGCAgcaaatgatttcactttgcctCAAGTATGTATTTTGTAAAAGCACATCAATATAACTGTATACTCTACTTGGACATCTTATTTGTAAAATACTGGTTTCTGTGAAAATGCACAATTTGACCATGCAACATTTTATTACTTGTTGAAGGATTAATTTCTGTAAAGATTACTCAGTTTATGAAAGACATTAAAGATTTCCAGCTGAAGTACTATGTCACTAATACTAAAATAAAAGATGTCCTAATCTAAAGAGAAGTAAAATGAGAAAtataatgagaaaaataaaagaatctgTAAACAGAAATACATTTGAACCATATGAAAATACAAATGAAGGTGAAGCAAATGGGGTGAAGCAGTAAAAACATAGGTCTTGACATCTCCTATGATTGAGTAAGAGCATTTTGAAATGATCTTCGATGTAAGAACCATACCACCATTACTTTAATAATTTCATTTGTAAATCTGGGTTTCCCTTCTTTAAAAGTTtttgttaatgaaagggaagaagagacaagggaaagtatgtacAAATTCTAGAAaggtgaaaaatctgtcttaaaatgttccaggtcatagttattggaaaagacagaGGATAGAGCTACAAATCTTGGAGGAGTAAGGAAAGAATCAGTTATCAAAAATGACCCATcctcgagttgccaacagccacacagtaatcatgtgacacagcagcttaccgagtgttgcatggtttagctagtggtgggtatgcacatgcagccagctctcgagggCAAAAACCTATGTAAAACCTATTGTAGAGGGAAACTGAATTAACACTGTGCCATAGGGCAAATAGGTCAAGTTCTGAAGTAAGCcttggagagtttataagttgtacTGCTTTCAgttcaactctatcaagtaaggaagCAGAGCTAGTACCaaccaagatgtgagagcagtactccatacaaggatcaatcctttatataaatggagcaactggttggaagaaaagaaatttcaaaatATAAATAGGACTTACTATTTCTTAGAAAAGACTTAGCTACTTaaaatgtggggttttcaagctaagagtggatgttacagtgataagttaagagttggaattacagaaccattgaagggggaggaaagttgtgaggaattttcaatagaaagatgggcagaaactgggtcatgaaggcattaaacataaccagatttcgtctgagtttactgaagttgtgtcaagatatgatgcagatcgagtgagagaagaaagagccatttgaaggatgtggaggaatgcagtgttgagtcatcagtttATGAGCACAATAGCTTATTTGTGGAAGAAGGGAAATTGTGGTTAAAATGATAATGTTTCTTGAACTACTATTGGATTAAATGCAAGTGGCTATAATTGTCAGCTTTCATCGTAGGTAATTTGCATGGCATTTTCCATTACTTTTTCATTGTTATGTTTTGGCATCACAGTCATCTAACTGATGTTGCTGTGCTCCATTGTATTTGTAGGTCATAATCCATTGTCTTTATAACTCAATTCATTATCCAGGGTGATGTTAGTTTTCacattcatcctctccttatcCCCTAAATACCTAGTGCCTTCATAAAAATTTCTTATGTTATGAAGCAAAAAATAAGGGCTTCAAACTTTCTTTTCCACTTCAAAATAAACTCAAGCAAAAATAAAGCATATGTACCAAAAAAGTTAACTTAGTTGGCCACAGCATAGTGTTGAAGTTAACACATAAAACCCCTTGTGAGAAGGCACAGGGGCTGAGAAGTGGGTGATGGAAGAGTTTCAGGGTGAGCATCTAACAAATTTGATATTGGCTCATGacttatgaaagaaatacatataaacataaagGATGTGTACAAAAAAGTTAAGGAGCCATAACTTATAAGGCTGAGATAATCTCACGGATAATGCATAATTCCCCTGACGGACGTGTTAGGGTGAGTTTCGTGACCCACATTCATAAAATGACGCATCACTATTTATGGTCATCAtttgtacatatttacacatctGTCCTTCATATTTGTTTTGCTATTTCCCATGTGAacatccagaacagatgactgagcctttaaggtgAAAAAATCCTTATTTGGCTCTTTCCTatgttccccttttggaaagcagtgcaggaggggaggatcccccacagtcaccttttatgacatgcggATATATATGGGCAGTatactttctccactatcccaagGAATAATACTTATACTTCTGAATTACTTCCAGAGAGTGATAGACTGTAATAAGCACCTGTATTGACCAAGAGACACTTAAAGGAACTGTATCACTATAAAAATATTAGCTGGTTGTTCAAAATAAGCCCAAGGCAGCTAATGTTCCTATCATGACTCCTAGCACCTGCTACACAAATCACCTTATGAGGATTTCTGGTATATAAGAGTTAAGGATGATTTTTCCATATGTTCCTACCACATAATGGTGATGTTCAACTTCCTTTCATAATGTACTTAACAGAAACTGAGTTAAGGCCTTTCATGTCAGTCCCTGACATTGTGGTAAGAATATTCTTGATCATGTTATTGGGAAAGGTAAGATATTAGAGTTTACCTGTGTTCCATCCTTGCTTATGATCTCGTTCGAGAGAAGCATCTTTGCCAGTGCTACAAGGGCAGCCTGAAGCTCAAACAGAAGTGTTCCCCGAAACAAACTCAGTCCAGGATCTATGATATCAGCCAACTCCAAGAGTTCCCGGCAAT encodes:
- the LOC139759744 gene encoding uncharacterized protein; translation: MDLESPLEIDKVTLNNYMVMNRPLARQGKDHVIKRLIRVSKKLREKKTDDDKQKERFQRKADRLLKEVKFLKQLHPDNVLKFALLNKKSFAAVGNNPKAKIEERALCRVAEHKGINTSISKLRDRYTNWSEDIPVFIKGLGVRHRNEKLKKLKRLGKLESFLKKERQYLSLLQEFTDIDIDPNILRNSTSATKEIEEKQTSSVNGKRKEKMNSKSLKVVKRRKAEKNVDQVGKENDSGVGESGKGEDNDKVNVAMGSKGNEKVEKMTEEKIKESTMSYHGSHEIENIDSENDICADDSESEHRDNEASTINGENDSDNEDSNESDSKDQPDCSDDGSKKILVRKSNVSSKCYIVSKVGKSSGTAEVKQLDLKNINGSIQGNEDHEVMDSDDDFFFGKTEPGKTKMTRKSSFFLRSGKDEVGTDDYESDNRESAQSSFDKDAVDSDDNLAVDSSKFFKRNLYRNFDGQGENRGRGGNRGQIGNRGRIGNRGRIGNRGRIGNRGRGGNRGRGDRGQGRSRGQQWDRGHRGQRGDRSYRGHRERGGGKRNYGKGEGEDSGEKPLKSENVNKDMGYMKDNIEYGGGGRRGESQRPGTERGRSQVDRVHSRGYPRGKQFSRGSNRGCQGQRSRTRSRSRMRRQSDGGNPNLIPLAVKGETAPAPSGHLLSLHPSWQAKLHEKQQSASIHQFSGKHMVFDNN